One Desulfurellaceae bacterium genomic region harbors:
- a CDS encoding amidohydrolase family protein: MDTKHSVVRQHIKHPVIDADGHWLEFGPLIRERLRSIGGDRAVEGFASFPSLADEHLSMSVAERRRRRIAQQGFWGLPTKNTRDRATAIMPQLLYERLDELGLDFSVMYPTAGLALPLIADAETRRVTCRAFNTFSAEYFRAVSDRLTPAAAIPMHTPEEAIAELEHVKQLGLKVVMLGSMIRRQIPAVVQEQPEAASLAAWYDVFGLDSEYDYDPVWATCVELGFSPTFHSGGRGYGLRVSPSNFCYNHIGHFAVAGEAVCKALFLGGVTRRFPSLKFAFLEGGVGWACQLYADLIEHWEKRNADALEEVNPDNLDVDLLRQLAAAHGSQEIVAALTDRRAALDTARQPVGAAAVGGIDNVDDFSACRIENKQDFHELFATKFYFGCEADDRMNAWAFSRQHNPLGSQLNALFGSDIGHFDVSDMAGVLPEAYELVEDGLMDADNFRDFVFTNPVRFWAEANPEFFTGTVVEHEAAALLAATAPAVASNGAAVGQPSK, encoded by the coding sequence ATGGACACCAAGCATTCGGTCGTACGCCAGCACATCAAGCATCCGGTCATTGACGCCGACGGGCACTGGCTCGAGTTCGGCCCCCTGATCCGTGAGCGGCTGCGGTCAATCGGGGGAGACCGAGCGGTGGAGGGCTTTGCCAGCTTCCCCAGCCTTGCTGATGAGCACCTGTCCATGTCGGTCGCCGAACGGCGCCGGCGGCGGATCGCCCAGCAGGGCTTCTGGGGGCTGCCGACCAAGAATACGCGCGACCGGGCCACCGCCATCATGCCCCAGCTGCTGTACGAGCGCCTGGATGAACTGGGACTTGATTTCTCGGTCATGTACCCGACTGCCGGGCTGGCCCTGCCGCTGATTGCGGATGCCGAGACCCGGCGGGTCACCTGTCGGGCCTTCAACACCTTCAGCGCCGAGTATTTCCGGGCTGTCTCGGACCGTTTGACGCCGGCCGCGGCGATTCCGATGCACACCCCGGAAGAGGCGATTGCCGAGCTTGAGCATGTCAAACAGCTGGGCCTCAAGGTCGTGATGCTGGGCAGCATGATTCGGCGTCAGATCCCCGCCGTCGTCCAGGAGCAGCCCGAAGCCGCCAGTCTGGCGGCCTGGTACGACGTGTTCGGTCTGGACAGCGAGTATGACTACGATCCGGTCTGGGCCACCTGTGTGGAGCTGGGCTTTTCACCGACCTTTCATTCGGGTGGCCGGGGCTATGGGCTGCGCGTCTCGCCCTCCAACTTCTGTTACAACCATATCGGCCATTTTGCCGTTGCCGGTGAGGCGGTGTGCAAGGCGCTCTTTCTGGGCGGCGTGACCCGTCGCTTTCCGAGCCTCAAGTTTGCCTTCCTGGAGGGCGGGGTCGGCTGGGCCTGCCAGCTGTACGCCGACCTGATCGAACACTGGGAGAAACGCAATGCCGATGCCCTGGAGGAGGTCAATCCAGACAATCTCGATGTTGATTTACTGCGGCAGCTGGCCGCAGCCCACGGCAGTCAGGAGATTGTGGCGGCGCTGACCGACCGGCGGGCGGCCCTTGACACGGCCAGGCAGCCGGTCGGGGCGGCTGCAGTGGGCGGCATCGACAATGTGGACGATTTCTCGGCCTGCCGGATCGAAAACAAACAGGACTTTCACGAACTGTTTGCCACGAAATTTTATTTTGGCTGCGAGGCCGACGACCGGATGAACGCCTGGGCCTTCAGTCGGCAGCATAACCCGCTCGGCTCGCAGCTGAACGCCCTGTTCGGCTCCGACATCGGCCATTTTGACGTGTCCGACATGGCCGGGGTGCTGCCCGAGGCCTACGAGCTGGTCGAAGACGGTCTGATGGACGCCGACAACTTCCGCGACTTTGTATTCACCAACCCGGTCCGTTTCTGGGCCGAGGCCAACCCCGAGTTCTTTACCGGCACCGTAGTCGAGCACGAGGCCGCCGCCCTGCTGGCCGCTACAGCTCCGGCTGTGGCAAGCAACGGGGCAGCGGTCGGCCAGCCGTCGAAATAA
- a CDS encoding LLM class flavin-dependent oxidoreductase: MEFSLTVATKIDDWQLIKYAEDLGYDRAWVPDSQMIWSDCYATLALAAHNTSRIKLGTGVSIPGTRIAPVTAHSIASINRIAPGRVFLGIGTGHTAMRVMGMNPMKIRDFREYLRVVRTLLRGQEVEYTLNGTTRTICFLHQDLQFLDLEHTVPILVAANGPLALKSAGAYGDGLISVFNEQPGMLQANLNLVKQGAQHSGRTLNADFHTAALTSALVLQPGEKLDSERVIDECGSWVAAALHFVYEIYRYTRQEDVVPESFTDVWDEYCAYVEKMETPEEKRYLQIHNGHCTFLMPEERRFITPKAIAGTCLVGEPAAIVEQLRKAEQGGLKEVTLLPPMASARKVLKDFANEVIRRY, translated from the coding sequence ATGGAATTCAGCCTGACCGTAGCTACAAAAATCGACGACTGGCAGCTGATCAAGTACGCCGAAGACCTCGGCTATGACCGGGCCTGGGTGCCGGATTCCCAAATGATCTGGTCGGACTGTTATGCCACCCTGGCCCTGGCCGCCCACAATACCTCACGGATCAAGCTCGGCACCGGCGTGTCGATTCCGGGCACCCGGATCGCCCCGGTCACGGCCCACTCCATTGCCTCGATCAACCGCATCGCCCCGGGCCGCGTCTTCCTGGGCATTGGCACCGGACACACGGCCATGCGGGTCATGGGTATGAACCCGATGAAAATTCGGGATTTTCGCGAGTATCTACGGGTCGTCAGAACCCTGCTGCGCGGGCAAGAAGTTGAGTACACGCTGAACGGCACGACCCGCACAATTTGTTTTCTGCACCAAGACCTGCAGTTTTTGGATCTGGAACATACTGTGCCCATCCTGGTTGCGGCCAACGGCCCCCTGGCCCTGAAAAGCGCGGGTGCGTATGGCGACGGCCTGATCTCAGTTTTTAACGAACAGCCGGGCATGCTGCAGGCCAACCTGAACCTGGTCAAACAGGGGGCGCAGCACAGCGGCCGAACGCTGAACGCGGATTTTCATACCGCCGCCCTGACCTCGGCCCTGGTTCTCCAACCCGGAGAGAAGCTGGACTCGGAGCGGGTCATTGACGAGTGTGGGTCGTGGGTCGCCGCCGCCCTGCACTTTGTGTATGAAATCTACCGCTACACCCGGCAAGAGGATGTCGTGCCCGAGTCCTTCACCGACGTGTGGGACGAGTACTGCGCCTATGTCGAGAAGATGGAGACACCGGAGGAGAAACGCTACCTCCAGATCCACAACGGCCACTGCACCTTTCTGATGCCTGAGGAGCGCCGCTTCATCACCCCCAAGGCGATTGCGGGCACCTGTCTGGTGGGTGAGCCGGCGGCCATCGTCGAACAGCTGCGCAAGGCCGAACAGGGCGGCCTCAAGGAAGTCACCCTGCTGCCGCCCATGGCCTCGGCCCGCAAGGTGCTGAAAGACTTTGCCAACGAGGTGATACGGCGTTATTAG